The Apium graveolens cultivar Ventura chromosome 6, ASM990537v1, whole genome shotgun sequence genome contains a region encoding:
- the LOC141665482 gene encoding uncharacterized protein LOC141665482 produces MESRDDDMSHQIVVCENAKHMWQTIELLMEGTEDVRENRLDILTTQYEAFKSLPGENINSVFERLNKLINELSIYRKRYEQKEINMKFMLTLPTHLISKGDSVREPLDFKTMSLDKLYGKMKTHEMELEQKKIIYGSGAVDVKNAELLKTTALVASKHKDLDITAEKPKRNDQVLCDAEVDDGNLSGDPRDYYTMEDLQDMKDPTMVNMAAMFGNPRFRRKQAFRGSGSSNRGQKSPSYSDSGYKTGMVDRKNVKCFNCGEMGHFATKCRRSQQARDKGKAYQRKDSGGSKKYPVKSYIAEGRSWDDTDDEEEQFGNLALMADTPHSSRQVILCSYSPPFHTENLCENKHCLAFRKSITIPAASSFDSNKVECTEKACIDRYNSINLSYYHCIVSLKNANGTVDLKEKVKKLQEELDKLVLEKVNVEDIRQKHHYLELKANNHVETIAQRDEKIKELEAKLQAYANSANLAKELISSQVVSGKLGIGLDYDELRKSSKKRVVENEKVEKVDNPPDTPHVLKSAKKPLYKKASSDPFNEDRLFIEHELLVEDLNELKDKKAKEPSKSADSDSETSKAGLGFSSKTKRSRNKNGRIGGNGPRKLCNNCGSAGHITYAYRKAKVDNVKNANMYKMSSMPKSPKCNNSVCMPCVVNFVNTYLDSTHSHNSSHNHDKHVHTHTGRSKTISPPKVRKEAPVTKPRSKSASASVSDKGIVKDNAQHTKPVNSVKQNHSQFCDKGCEVLFKKERCLISNQKNEKLTLNGVRKGDLFVADWNSAGDGQRELVRGLPEMEFCPEGLCEACEKGKSKRASHKKKTVSDIAEPLQLLHMDLFGAVNDEAAEMIIDHINKIELEAGVPVRCIRSDNGTEFRNAKLNDFCVEKGISRL; encoded by the exons ATGGAATCCAGGGATGATGACATGAGCCATCAAATTGTTGTGTGTGAAAATGCTAAGCATATGTGGCAAACCATAGAGTTGTTAATGGAAGGAACGGAAGACGTCAGAGAAAACAGACTTGATATTTTGACTACccagtatgaggcattcaaatCTCTCCCAGGCGAAAACATAAATTCGGTCTTTGAAAGATTGAACAAGTTGATAAATGAACTGAGCATCTATAGGAAGAGATATGAACAGAAAGAGATAAACATGAAGTTTATGTTGACATTGCCCACTCATCTCATAAGTAAAGGAGATTCAGTTCGTGAGCCCTTGGACTTCAAGACTATGTCTCTGGACAAGTTATATGGGAAGATGAAAACTCATGAAATGGAATTGGAACAGAAAAAGATTATATATGGAAGTGGTGCAGTGGATGTAAAGAATGCTGAGTTACTGAAgacaactgctcttgtagctAGTAAACACAAGGACTTGGACATAACTGCTGAAAAGCCAAAGAGAAATGATCAAGTGCTTTGTGATGCTGAAGTTGATGATGGAAATCTCTCTGGAGACCCAAGGGATTATTATACAATGGAAGATTTGCAAGATATGAAGGATCCCACCATGGTCAACATGGCAGCTATGTTTGGAAACCCGAGATTCAGGAGGAAACAAGCCTTCAGGGGATCTGGTAGCAGCAACAGGGGTCAGAAATCTCCATCATATTCAGACTCAGGCTACAAGACAGGGATGGTGGATAGAAAGAATGTCAAGTGTTTCAACTGTGGAGAAATGGGACACTTTGCCACTAAATGTAGAAGGAGTCAACAGGCaagagacaaaggaaaggcttaTCAAAGGAAAGATTCTGGAGGTTCGAAGAAGTATCCAGTGAAGTCTTACATAGCTGAGGgtagaagctgggatgatactgatgatgagGAAGAGCAGTTTGGAAATCTGGCACTCATGGCTGACACTCCACACTCTTCAAGACAGGTAATCCTTTGCTCCTACTCACCTCCATTTCATACTGAAAACCTATGTGAGAATAAACACTGCCTTGCTTTTAGAAAGTCTATCACTATACCTGCTGCATCTTCATTTGATAGTAATAAAGTTGAATGCACTGAGAAAGCATGCATTGATAGATATAATTCCATAAATCTGAGCTATTATCACTGTATAGTCTCCTTGAAGAATGCTAATGGTACTGTAGACTTAAAAGAAAAGGTAAAGAAACTACAGGAAGAACTTGATAAGTTAGTTCTTGAGAAAGTTAATGTTGAAGACATTAGGCAAAAACATCACTATCTAGAACTTAAGGCTAATAATCATGTTGAGACCATTGCTCAGAGAGATGAGAAGATAAAGGAATTAGAAGCTAAGTTACAAGCTTATGCCAATTCTGCTAATCTTGCGAAGGAACTCATATCTAGCCAAGTTGTAAGTGGTAAACTTGGAATTGGGCTAGATTATGATGAGCTTAGAAAGTCAAGTAAGAAACGTGTGGTGGAAAATGAAAAAGTTGAAAAAGTAGACAATCCACCTGATACACCACACGTTCTGAAAAGTGCTAAGAAACCTTTGTACAAGAAAGCATCTTCTGATCCCTTTAATGAGGATAGACTATTCATTGAACATGAGTTGCTTGTTGAAGACTTAAATGAATTAAAAGATAAAAAGGCAAAGGAACCTAGTAAGTCAGCTGACTCAGATAGTGAAACATCTAAGGCTGGACTAGGTTTTAGTTCCAAAACTAAAAGAAGCAGAAATAAAAATGGCAGGATAGGAGGCAATGGCCCTAGAAAGTTATGCAACAATTGTGGATCTGCTGGTCATATTACTTATGCTTATAGGAAGGCTAAGGTAGATAATGTTAAGAATGCTAATATGTATAAAATGTCTAGCATGCCTAAATCTCCTAAGTGCAATAATTCTGTTTGCATGCCATGTGTTGTTAATTTCGTGaacacttatcttgattccacacactcGCACAATTCATCGCATAATCATGATAAGCATGTACACACACACACTGGTAGGTCTAAGACTATTAGCCCTCCTAAGGTTAGGAAAGAGGCACCTGTCACCAAGCCCAGAAGCAAGTCTGCTAGTGCTTCTGTAAGTGACAAAGGGATAGTCAAAGACAATGCACAGCATACTAAGCCTGTCAATTCTGTGAAGCAGAAT CATAGCCAATTCTGTGATAAAGGCTGTGAAGTTTTGTTCAAGAAGGAGAGgtgtttgatctctaatcagaagaatgagaagcttACTCTCAATGGAGTGAGAAAGGGTGATTTGTTTGTAGCTGACTGGAATTCTGCTGGAGATGGTCAA agggaattggtgagaggtCTGCCCGAGATGGAATTTTGTCCTGAAggactttgtgaagcatgtgagaagGGAAAGTCAAAGAGAGCATCACATAAGAAGAAGACAGTTTCTGACATTGCTGAGCCCTTACAACTTCTGCATATGGATTTGTTCGGAGCAGTCAAT gatgaagcagcTGAAATGATCATTgatcacatcaacaagattgaATTAGAAGCTGGCGTGCCTGTAAGATGCATAAGATCAgataatggcacagaattcagaaatgcaaagtTGAATGATTTCTGTGTGGAGAAAGGCATCTCGAGACTGTAA